The following are encoded in a window of Amphibacillus xylanus NBRC 15112 genomic DNA:
- a CDS encoding DUF948 domain-containing protein, whose translation MENLLYISAIIFALAFVALVVYLIKVLKETERTMSSVANTLEGLEKQMVGITTETTILLNRTNALAEDISDKSQRLNGLVDSVTGLGTTITGFNQSLQQFSKSVTGIALDNTEETAQLVKWGTVIMELINKRKSKKNNSI comes from the coding sequence ATGGAAAACCTTCTATACATCTCAGCAATTATTTTTGCACTAGCATTTGTTGCTTTAGTTGTATACTTAATCAAAGTATTAAAAGAAACTGAACGGACTATGAGTAGTGTTGCCAATACACTTGAAGGTCTAGAAAAACAGATGGTTGGCATCACAACAGAAACTACTATATTATTAAACCGAACGAATGCTTTAGCTGAAGATATTAGTGATAAATCACAACGTTTAAATGGATTAGTTGATAGTGTGACGGGATTAGGTACAACAATTACAGGATTTAATCAGTCACTACAACAATTCTCAAAATCCGTTACAGGTATCGCATTAGATAATACTGAAGAAACAGCCCAACTAGTAAAATGGGGCACAGTCATCATGGAGTTAATCAATAAAAGAAAAAGTAAAAAGAATAACTCAATCTAA
- a CDS encoding YtxH domain-containing protein translates to MTNNSNKNDNINAKDFLIGSLVGTLVGASLALLFAPKSGKELRQDINKGAHELKDKAHELKNVAYEKTDELKSYAKEQTAHLQEVVSEKTQGLQDKYQEAKKIVKNKAEDLQEKLEFKKAEAKDKVEDAKDKVSDKAEAVVEASEKVKEAVEEAIEDVKEK, encoded by the coding sequence ATGACAAACAACAGTAATAAAAACGATAATATTAATGCAAAAGACTTTTTAATTGGATCTTTAGTCGGAACGTTAGTAGGTGCTTCCTTAGCGCTTTTATTCGCACCTAAATCGGGTAAAGAACTTCGACAAGATATCAATAAAGGTGCTCATGAATTAAAAGATAAAGCGCATGAATTAAAAAACGTAGCTTATGAAAAAACAGACGAACTAAAAAGTTACGCTAAAGAACAAACAGCTCACCTACAAGAAGTAGTTAGCGAGAAAACACAAGGCTTACAAGATAAATATCAAGAAGCTAAAAAGATCGTGAAAAATAAGGCTGAGGATCTACAAGAAAAACTAGAATTCAAAAAAGCTGAAGCTAAAGACAAAGTAGAAGATGCAAAAGATAAAGTGAGTGACAAAGCTGAAGCGGTAGTTGAAGCATCTGAAAAGGTTAAAGAAGCTGTTGAAGAAGCGATAGAAGACGTAAAAGAAAAATAA
- a CDS encoding IS1182 family transposase: MYQNYNMNQLVLPIDLEVKLQENDIAFVINDLVESIPEEAFENFLRKTGRPSYHPRMMLKITLCAYSQSVFSGRKIEALLKDSIRMMWLAQGYEPSYRTINRFRVDPDVQELLRQLFIQFRCQLVEEKIIDHDAIFIDGTKIEANANKFTFVWKKAVKNYSEKLIENSNKIYDELLEKEIIPEIKRESPDELSITELEEIAERLEETVNDYNKKIEECELGSERKKIRSERKFPKQALKRIKDFIDRKKKYAQDMDIFGERNSYSKTDHDATFMRMKDDYMRNGQLKPGYNVQIATEGQYTLAYDVFPNPTDTRTFIPFLDKIEKHFFDLPDYIVADAGYGSEQNYHDVLENRNRTPLITYNSYRKEQKRKYKNDPFKTDNWEYNGEHDYYVCPNGQKLTFQYFFNRTDRYGFTREFRVYQSENCNDCPLRSHCTKAKEGNNRRLFINKKWEEQKEYIRTKLSEEETGDIYKKRKIDVEPVFGFLKANLSFTRFSVRGKSKVENELAFALMAVNLRKYTAKIQNENNPNNPKQNRNCGNNNSMLIPQFFSSKTGYVPASFLLFFVQCQIVLVGFIFSRE, translated from the coding sequence ATGTATCAAAATTATAACATGAATCAATTGGTTTTGCCTATAGATTTGGAAGTGAAACTTCAGGAAAATGATATTGCTTTTGTCATTAATGATTTAGTAGAGAGTATTCCTGAAGAAGCTTTTGAAAATTTTCTTCGAAAAACAGGTCGTCCTTCATATCATCCACGAATGATGTTAAAAATAACATTATGTGCTTACTCTCAATCAGTATTTTCCGGCAGGAAAATCGAAGCTCTCCTCAAAGACAGTATTCGTATGATGTGGCTTGCACAAGGTTATGAACCAAGTTATCGCACAATCAATCGTTTCCGAGTCGATCCAGATGTACAAGAATTATTACGACAATTATTCATCCAATTTCGCTGTCAATTGGTTGAAGAAAAAATCATCGATCATGATGCAATATTTATTGATGGAACAAAAATTGAAGCTAATGCAAATAAATTTACTTTTGTATGGAAAAAAGCAGTTAAAAATTATAGTGAGAAGTTAATCGAAAACTCAAATAAAATATATGATGAGCTACTTGAAAAAGAAATTATCCCGGAAATTAAACGTGAAAGTCCTGACGAACTTTCCATTACTGAACTTGAAGAAATAGCTGAAAGATTAGAAGAAACGGTGAACGATTATAATAAGAAAATTGAGGAATGTGAACTTGGAAGTGAACGTAAAAAAATTCGTTCAGAGAGAAAGTTTCCTAAGCAAGCATTGAAACGAATAAAGGACTTTATTGATCGAAAGAAGAAATACGCACAAGATATGGATATATTTGGAGAAAGAAACAGTTATTCTAAAACCGATCATGATGCTACTTTTATGCGTATGAAAGATGACTATATGAGGAATGGACAATTGAAGCCTGGATACAATGTTCAAATCGCAACAGAAGGTCAATACACGCTTGCTTACGATGTTTTTCCAAATCCAACGGATACACGTACATTCATTCCTTTTTTAGATAAAATTGAAAAGCACTTTTTTGATTTACCTGACTATATCGTCGCTGATGCTGGATATGGTAGTGAACAAAATTATCATGATGTTTTAGAGAATCGCAACCGGACACCTCTTATTACATATAACAGTTATAGGAAAGAGCAGAAAAGAAAATATAAGAATGATCCATTTAAGACGGACAATTGGGAGTACAATGGAGAGCATGACTATTACGTTTGTCCGAACGGACAAAAATTAACTTTCCAGTACTTTTTTAATCGTACAGATCGTTATGGATTTACAAGGGAATTTAGGGTATATCAATCTGAAAATTGTAATGATTGTCCATTACGCTCTCATTGCACAAAAGCAAAAGAGGGGAACAATCGAAGGTTGTTTATTAATAAAAAGTGGGAAGAGCAAAAAGAATATATAAGAACTAAGCTTTCGGAAGAAGAAACTGGAGACATTTATAAAAAACGCAAAATAGATGTTGAACCAGTTTTTGGATTCTTGAAGGCTAATTTGTCGTTCACTCGATTTTCCGTTAGAGGAAAATCGAAAGTAGAAAATGAATTAGCATTTGCCTTAATGGCGGTAAACTTAAGAAAGTATACCGCCAAAATCCAAAATGAAAATAATCCTAACAATCCAAAACAAAATAGAAATTGCGGAAACAACAATTCAATGTTGATTCCGCAATTTTTCTCATCTAAGACTGGTTATGTCCCAGCCTCTTTTTTATTATTTTTTGTTCAATGTCAAATAGTGTTGGTAGGTTTTATATTTAGTCGGGAATAA